In one window of Pelosinus sp. IPA-1 DNA:
- a CDS encoding HXXEE domain-containing protein, with protein MNFLRKYWQDMGGVVAIVVCVGLLMNQQNMQEIRLILWMSFVAILVHQFEEYRWPGYFPGIFNIVILKSSLPDRYPLNSQSAMVINVLIAYVFYLVPVFFTDQIWLGLAPIFMGFFQFFWHGIFANIKAKSIYNPGLFAVLFLHIPIGCWYINYIVSHGLATQMDWVLGSIYFVIATYILIVKGNMWMKNEKTKFSFNKKQLGPYSPQ; from the coding sequence ATGAATTTTTTAAGAAAGTATTGGCAGGATATGGGTGGAGTCGTAGCCATAGTTGTATGTGTTGGTCTATTAATGAATCAGCAAAATATGCAAGAGATAAGACTAATTTTATGGATGAGCTTTGTTGCAATCCTAGTTCATCAATTTGAAGAATATCGCTGGCCAGGATATTTTCCGGGGATTTTTAACATCGTAATATTGAAAAGTTCGCTTCCAGACAGATATCCTTTAAATAGTCAATCGGCTATGGTCATTAATGTGTTAATTGCTTATGTTTTTTATCTTGTTCCTGTTTTTTTTACAGATCAGATATGGTTGGGGCTTGCACCAATCTTCATGGGATTTTTTCAATTCTTCTGGCACGGAATTTTCGCCAATATAAAAGCAAAGTCTATTTATAATCCCGGCTTGTTCGCAGTTCTGTTTCTCCATATTCCTATTGGATGCTGGTACATCAATTATATTGTTTCCCACGGCTTAGCAACTCAGATGGATTGGGTTTTAGGAAGTATCTATTTTGTTATTGCCACCTATATTTTGATCGTTAAGGGTAACATGTGGATGAAAAATGAGAAAACGAAATTTAGCTTCAATAAGAAACAATTAGGACCATATAGCCCCCAATAA
- a CDS encoding PAS domain S-box protein has translation MQLKKISTVFPHMNSGHKEYEFFKVLDSVPVPIFIKDKTGVFTNCNKAYEKFIGLKRDKIIGKSVYELAPKSLADIYHAKDQELFAQGNVQIYENTVTAKNGNRYVIFHKSIYRNVAGQVNGLVGAIIDITEQKKAEKSLRISEEKNKAVIEAIPDIMAVVTPEYKIVEFKKAREFDHTGDVKTFIGKTVSEVLPEEAATIFMGNISLSFQTKKVTVFEYQIVHKQEVRYREARGIVISDENALIMIRDITEKKIAEEEIHKLSRVVEQSPGEIIITDINDRIVYVNSKFSQNSGYTLDEVIGRDISFLMSGIHTEEFYNDIRKAISSGNEWRGEICSKRKSGELYWSLVSLSPVKKLDGKATYYLAIAQDITEKKLMDEVLQRRNTEIKEALDSLEQTQLQLVEHEKLAGIGQLAAGVAHEINNPLGFVLSNFDCLKQYLIKITEVFKKYRELKNGALESEINSLREIAEQLIVLEKKNKIDYIFRDLEPVIQESDEGLKRLSDIVKALKLFSRVDRGSEFENYDLNTGIKNTLIIARNEIKYVAEIQIDLGELPELQASSGQINQVLLNMIINAAYAIKEKKMDKLGMVKITSYHDNQFAYCSIQDNGIGMSEEISKNIFNAFYTTKPIGEGTGLGLSISYDIIVNKHHGGISVISEKGVGTTFTIKLPLHCWQ, from the coding sequence ATGCAACTTAAAAAAATTTCTACGGTCTTTCCACACATGAATTCAGGCCATAAAGAATATGAATTTTTTAAAGTTCTAGACTCCGTACCGGTTCCAATATTTATTAAAGATAAGACTGGTGTATTTACTAATTGTAACAAGGCCTATGAAAAGTTTATCGGCCTTAAAAGAGATAAGATCATAGGCAAATCAGTATACGAATTAGCACCAAAGAGTCTAGCAGATATTTACCATGCAAAAGATCAGGAGCTATTTGCACAAGGCAATGTGCAAATATATGAGAATACGGTTACAGCGAAAAATGGGAATCGTTATGTAATATTTCATAAATCTATTTACCGAAATGTAGCAGGTCAAGTTAATGGCTTAGTTGGAGCAATTATTGACATCACTGAGCAGAAAAAGGCAGAAAAATCATTGCGAATAAGCGAGGAAAAAAATAAAGCAGTCATTGAAGCGATACCCGATATTATGGCGGTTGTAACACCAGAATATAAAATAGTAGAATTTAAAAAAGCGAGGGAATTCGATCATACTGGAGACGTCAAAACCTTTATAGGAAAGACGGTAAGTGAGGTGCTACCTGAGGAGGCTGCTACAATTTTTATGGGGAATATTTCATTATCTTTTCAAACGAAGAAAGTTACTGTATTTGAATATCAGATAGTACATAAGCAAGAGGTAAGGTATAGGGAAGCACGTGGTATTGTAATTTCTGATGAAAATGCACTGATTATGATTCGTGATATTACAGAAAAGAAAATCGCGGAAGAAGAGATTCATAAACTATCTCGTGTTGTTGAACAAAGTCCTGGAGAAATTATAATTACAGATATAAATGATAGGATTGTGTATGTTAATTCTAAGTTTAGTCAAAATTCTGGATATACACTTGATGAAGTAATAGGCCGTGATATTAGTTTTCTAATGTCCGGAATACATACAGAGGAATTCTACAATGACATACGAAAGGCAATATCATCAGGTAATGAATGGCGTGGTGAGATTTGCAGTAAGCGAAAAAGTGGAGAACTTTATTGGTCTTTAGTATCGTTATCACCAGTAAAGAAATTAGATGGAAAGGCTACTTATTATTTGGCGATTGCTCAAGATATAACCGAGAAGAAATTAATGGACGAAGTCCTTCAACGGCGAAATACGGAAATTAAGGAAGCGTTGGATAGTTTGGAGCAAACCCAGCTACAGTTGGTTGAACATGAAAAATTGGCTGGAATTGGGCAATTGGCAGCAGGTGTAGCTCATGAAATTAATAACCCATTAGGATTTGTCCTAAGTAATTTTGATTGTTTAAAACAATACTTAATTAAAATTACTGAGGTATTCAAAAAATATAGGGAATTGAAAAATGGGGCATTGGAATCCGAAATTAATAGTTTAAGGGAGATCGCTGAACAGCTTATTGTCCTTGAAAAAAAGAACAAAATCGATTATATTTTTAGAGACCTTGAACCAGTTATTCAAGAATCAGACGAAGGGCTGAAAAGGTTAAGCGATATAGTAAAGGCTTTAAAATTATTCTCAAGGGTAGATAGAGGTAGTGAATTTGAAAATTATGATTTAAATACAGGGATAAAGAACACGTTAATTATTGCAAGAAATGAGATTAAATATGTTGCGGAGATTCAAATTGATTTAGGAGAATTACCTGAACTACAAGCTTCATCGGGACAAATTAATCAAGTTCTATTGAATATGATCATCAATGCAGCTTATGCGATTAAGGAAAAGAAAATGGACAAGCTGGGAATGGTTAAGATTACTAGTTATCATGATAATCAATTTGCCTACTGCTCGATTCAGGATAATGGTATTGGAATGTCAGAAGAAATTTCAAAAAATATTTTTAATGCATTTTATACTACGAAGCCTATTGGTGAAGGAACAGGGCTTGGGCTTAGTATTTCCTATGATATTATTGTTAATAAACACCATGGTGGTATTTCTGTTATCAGTGAAAAAGGAGTTGGAACGACATTTACGATTAAGCTACCTTTACATTGCTGGCAATAA
- a CDS encoding sulfide/dihydroorotate dehydrogenase-like FAD/NAD-binding protein: MYKIIVKQQIAPSVQLYEVEAPLIAKKAKPGQFVILRINEDGERIPLTIADFNREKGTITLIFQEVGASTVELGLLNEGDFLLDLVGPLGKATHIEKIGTVVCVGGGIGIAPVYPIARGMKEAGNEVISIIGARSEDILIYEQEMAAISDELIITTDDGSKGLKALVTQPLKELLDSDKTISLVVAIGPVIMMKFVAETTRPYGVPTVVSLNPIMVDGTGMCGGCRVSVGNENKFACVDGPEFDGHKVDFDILMARQRMYKPHEKQHSEHVAGKGGCKCHSH; this comes from the coding sequence GTGTATAAAATTATTGTTAAGCAGCAAATAGCGCCTAGTGTCCAACTTTATGAAGTAGAGGCACCACTCATTGCTAAAAAGGCTAAACCAGGACAATTTGTTATTTTGCGTATCAATGAAGATGGAGAGCGTATTCCGCTAACAATTGCTGACTTTAATCGAGAAAAAGGCACCATTACACTGATTTTCCAAGAAGTAGGCGCATCTACGGTAGAATTGGGCCTTCTAAATGAAGGTGATTTTCTATTAGATTTAGTGGGCCCTCTTGGTAAAGCAACACATATCGAAAAAATAGGTACTGTTGTATGTGTAGGTGGCGGTATCGGCATTGCACCTGTATATCCCATTGCTCGTGGCATGAAGGAAGCAGGCAATGAAGTGATTTCGATTATTGGCGCTCGCTCAGAAGATATACTGATTTATGAGCAAGAGATGGCGGCAATCAGTGATGAACTCATTATCACCACAGATGATGGTTCAAAAGGGTTAAAAGCCTTAGTCACCCAGCCTCTAAAGGAACTCTTAGATTCTGATAAAACCATAAGCCTCGTTGTGGCAATTGGACCTGTTATTATGATGAAATTTGTTGCCGAAACCACACGTCCCTACGGCGTTCCTACAGTGGTAAGTCTTAACCCGATCATGGTAGATGGAACAGGCATGTGCGGAGGTTGCCGTGTATCTGTTGGTAATGAAAATAAATTTGCTTGTGTGGATGGTCCAGAATTTGATGGGCACAAAGTAGATTTTGACATATTAATGGCTCGCCAGCGGATGTATAAACCACATGAAAAACAACATAGCGAGCATGTAGCTGGTAAGGGAGGATGCAAATGTCACTCTCACTAA
- a CDS encoding response regulator: MRKSTILFVDDEVNSLNSIRRALINENFISLFANNAQEALEMMEKNDVSVLVTDMQMPGMDGLALLKETKLNYPDVIRMVISGYTQLSKVLTTVNQGDIFRFIAKPWDKEKDLLPVLWQAIEYYNLRQDKKRLKLSLQERNSAYQKMLRTMEKQFSSQKGDTMNIKNILFTVMNYLENEIVNADNKIKGECSSNFLLQIQVIKEIVVDYLNTIPVTLEVFSLEEIIEYLRKYLADKSGRVQCKLEVTSPNLKCCGNYKLLAMILLSIFKLIHHSGTDRNFSCITSSESYEGFIRVKNIFEIGYVDGGSVLIDAAQLLTHTKLDNYCTLLTQIGKDYNISVTYTYINQNLSIITVTSDFSHVN, from the coding sequence ATGAGAAAAAGTACTATTTTATTTGTAGATGATGAAGTAAATAGTCTAAACTCGATTCGAAGAGCACTCATTAATGAGAATTTTATATCGTTATTTGCCAATAATGCACAAGAAGCTTTGGAAATGATGGAGAAAAATGACGTAAGCGTTCTTGTTACCGACATGCAAATGCCAGGAATGGATGGATTGGCCTTACTAAAAGAAACAAAGCTGAATTATCCAGATGTCATTAGAATGGTTATATCTGGTTATACCCAATTATCCAAAGTGCTTACTACTGTTAATCAGGGTGATATATTTAGGTTTATAGCGAAACCATGGGACAAGGAAAAGGATTTATTACCTGTACTTTGGCAAGCCATTGAGTACTATAACTTGCGTCAGGACAAGAAAAGGCTGAAATTATCGCTTCAAGAAAGAAACTCTGCTTATCAAAAAATGCTACGAACGATGGAAAAGCAATTTTCTAGCCAAAAAGGCGATACCATGAATATAAAAAACATATTATTTACGGTAATGAATTATTTAGAAAATGAAATTGTTAACGCAGATAATAAGATAAAGGGAGAATGCTCTTCCAATTTTCTACTACAAATTCAGGTGATCAAAGAAATAGTCGTAGATTACTTGAATACAATTCCAGTGACATTAGAAGTGTTTTCGCTAGAAGAGATCATAGAATACTTACGTAAGTATCTAGCAGATAAAAGTGGAAGGGTACAGTGCAAATTGGAAGTGACTTCTCCAAATCTAAAGTGTTGTGGTAATTATAAATTACTAGCAATGATCTTACTATCCATATTTAAATTAATTCATCATTCAGGTACAGATCGAAACTTTAGTTGTATAACCTCATCCGAAAGTTATGAAGGTTTTATACGAGTAAAGAATATCTTTGAAATAGGATATGTAGATGGAGGGAGTGTATTAATTGACGCAGCTCAGTTATTAACACATACCAAATTAGATAATTATTGTACGCTTTTAACACAAATTGGAAAAGACTATAATATTTCTGTAACATATACGTATATAAACCAAAATTTATCAATTATCACAGTTACTTCTGATTTCTCCCACGTTAATTAA
- a CDS encoding pyridoxamine 5'-phosphate oxidase family protein: MLNEKLLDILAHPSDGAVSIVTNGEDGPHLVNTWNSYIMVTPADKFLIPASGFNKTEKNLSNQNNVILSIASREIEGYRGKGTGFIVTGTTRFVKSGEDFDRMKEKFSWIRAVLEITVTDAKQML; this comes from the coding sequence ATGCTTAACGAAAAATTATTGGACATACTTGCTCATCCCTCCGATGGAGCTGTCAGTATTGTAACTAACGGTGAGGATGGTCCTCATTTGGTTAATACTTGGAATAGTTATATAATGGTTACTCCTGCTGACAAATTCTTAATCCCAGCTTCTGGTTTTAACAAAACAGAAAAAAATCTTAGCAACCAAAACAATGTTATTCTTTCGATTGCCAGTAGGGAGATCGAAGGTTACAGAGGAAAAGGAACCGGTTTTATTGTGACAGGCACTACGCGTTTCGTTAAATCTGGCGAGGATTTTGATCGTATGAAAGAAAAATTTTCATGGATCCGCGCAGTATTAGAAATTACTGTAACAGATGCAAAACAAATGCTCTAG
- a CDS encoding PLP-dependent aminotransferase family protein — translation MIILNSKGRQTLHDKIYNQIKNKILSGELPPTTKLLSIKNLAIELSVSRNTVDYAYQQLFAEGYIHSKPRSGYYVSFIDPEFLPSHCQTGAPPGQILKDGKSYSFDFHPANISPESFPVNLWRKLYIDSLKENPKQLASYSNRQGDTALRYELQKYLARSRGVSCSLEQIVLCSGLHDSLSILAPILKENHSQFAIEDPGHFIPKTVFRNHSFSISPVPLNSDGLAIDSLYKTKSTVIYVTPSHQFPLGYIMPVANRLKLIDWAKNVGGVIIEDDYDSELRYYGKPIPALQGLHPEENIVYVGTFSKVLSPTLRVSYMVLPYQLLTIYNKLFGDDYSTTVSLLDQRTLSKLMEQGYWERHLRKMRTVYKKKHDAIIQSIHQHFGSQANIIGQGAGLHVVLELVDNSLTEEELIHRAKERGVRIHPISSTYLHKSSNNPQIILGFGSMSSNEIDQGIELLYKAWYLE, via the coding sequence ATGATTATATTAAATAGTAAAGGTCGCCAAACGCTTCACGATAAAATCTATAATCAAATTAAAAATAAAATATTATCAGGAGAATTACCTCCAACTACGAAGCTTTTATCGATTAAAAATTTAGCGATTGAATTATCTGTAAGCCGTAATACAGTAGACTATGCCTATCAACAGTTATTTGCTGAAGGGTATATACATAGCAAGCCTAGAAGCGGATATTATGTCTCATTCATTGACCCAGAATTCCTTCCATCTCACTGTCAAACAGGTGCACCCCCAGGACAAATTTTGAAAGATGGGAAATCATACTCCTTTGATTTTCATCCTGCTAATATTTCACCAGAAAGTTTTCCAGTTAACTTATGGCGGAAACTGTATATAGATAGTTTAAAAGAAAATCCTAAACAACTTGCGTCCTATAGCAATCGGCAAGGGGATACCGCATTGCGCTATGAGCTCCAAAAATATCTGGCCCGTTCTCGCGGTGTATCATGTAGCCTAGAGCAAATTGTCCTTTGCTCTGGGTTACATGATAGTCTTTCGATTCTAGCACCAATTTTGAAGGAAAATCATTCCCAATTTGCCATTGAAGATCCTGGTCATTTCATTCCAAAGACGGTTTTTCGAAATCATTCCTTTTCTATATCTCCCGTCCCATTAAATTCGGATGGTCTTGCTATAGATTCTTTATATAAGACCAAGAGCACTGTTATATATGTAACTCCTTCTCACCAGTTTCCATTAGGATACATTATGCCAGTAGCAAATAGGCTAAAGTTAATTGATTGGGCGAAAAACGTTGGGGGAGTCATTATTGAAGATGATTATGATAGTGAACTACGATATTACGGCAAACCAATTCCTGCGTTGCAAGGCCTGCATCCAGAAGAGAACATAGTATATGTAGGTACTTTTTCTAAAGTGCTATCTCCGACGCTTCGCGTAAGTTACATGGTATTACCCTATCAATTGCTTACGATATATAATAAGTTATTTGGTGATGATTATTCTACGACGGTTTCTTTATTAGATCAACGAACACTAAGTAAGCTTATGGAGCAGGGATACTGGGAACGGCATTTGCGTAAGATGCGGACCGTTTATAAAAAAAAGCATGATGCAATCATTCAATCGATTCATCAGCACTTTGGATCTCAAGCCAATATAATTGGGCAGGGAGCTGGGCTCCATGTTGTCTTAGAACTAGTTGATAATTCTCTTACTGAAGAGGAGCTGATTCATCGCGCTAAGGAAAGAGGGGTCAGAATACACCCGATTTCTAGTACCTATTTACATAAGAGTAGTAACAACCCTCAGATAATACTTGGGTTTGGTAGCATGAGTAGTAATGAAATTGATCAAGGAATTGAGTTGTTGTATAAGGCTTGGTACCTCGAATAA
- a CDS encoding LysR family transcriptional regulator, giving the protein MDIRHLEYFVEVARQKSFSKAASITHVSQSAISKMIKDLETELGTSLFNRTSKYVQLTDAGMIFLDQAQQVVVMFQNLTTEFENKIKMEKGKIFIGLPPITSSTIFAELLGEFKKKYPQIEISLSEYGSKKVALAIQDGTLDIGVICIEPDNQYVDSLSFTKDPLFVIVSSQNPISQLPSIELASLSNESFVLYSEDFSLHDEIINQCKNVGFSPNVIFETSQRELMTQIVAANLGIAFLPSEVCKELDSTRIVSVPLIQPQIIHNMSIIWKKGRFMSHAARLWLQFAENYFTSNERTK; this is encoded by the coding sequence ATGGATATTCGACATTTAGAATATTTTGTTGAAGTGGCTCGTCAAAAAAGTTTTAGTAAAGCTGCTAGTATTACTCATGTGTCCCAATCAGCAATTAGCAAGATGATAAAAGATTTGGAAACTGAACTGGGAACTTCCTTATTTAATCGGACCTCCAAATATGTGCAGTTAACAGATGCGGGCATGATCTTTTTAGATCAAGCACAACAAGTGGTGGTCATGTTCCAAAATCTCACTACTGAATTTGAAAATAAAATTAAAATGGAAAAAGGCAAGATCTTCATCGGTCTCCCTCCAATTACTAGCTCTACCATATTTGCTGAATTGTTGGGAGAATTTAAAAAGAAGTACCCGCAAATCGAAATTAGTCTATCTGAATATGGATCAAAAAAGGTCGCACTCGCGATTCAGGATGGTACGTTAGATATTGGCGTAATCTGCATTGAGCCAGATAATCAGTATGTTGATTCCCTTTCCTTTACCAAGGATCCCCTTTTTGTTATTGTCTCCTCTCAGAATCCCATAAGCCAGTTACCCTCTATCGAGCTGGCATCATTATCTAACGAATCCTTTGTATTATACAGTGAAGATTTTAGCCTACATGATGAAATCATCAATCAGTGCAAAAATGTAGGTTTCTCCCCTAATGTTATTTTTGAAACCTCTCAACGTGAGCTTATGACACAAATCGTGGCCGCTAATTTGGGAATTGCCTTCTTACCCAGTGAGGTGTGCAAGGAATTAGACTCGACTCGCATTGTCTCCGTACCATTAATACAGCCTCAGATTATACACAACATGTCAATTATCTGGAAAAAAGGACGCTTCATGTCCCACGCGGCGCGTTTATGGTTACAGTTTGCCGAAAATTATTTTACATCGAATGAGCGTACCAAATAA
- the gltA gene encoding NADPH-dependent glutamate synthase, with product MSLSLKRHPMPEQDPKVRAKNFAEVTLGYTEELAQSEAERCLQCKTAPCRKGCPVEIDIPAFIKHIKEGNMDASIAKIKEANGLPAVCGRVCPQEEQCEKYCVLAKKGESVAIGRLERYVADYVRGKGEAITSLEYATDAQKVAIIGSGPAGLSAAGDLAKMGYKVTVFEALHLPGGVLMYGIPEFRLPKDEVVQAEINNLRKLGVEVVVNAVIGSTFTVDELLEEEGFDAVFIGTGAGLPYFMDVPGENLNGVYSANEFLTRCNLMKAYRFPQSGTPIHVGKRVAVVGGGNVAMDGARTALRLGAEHVSIVYRRSEKELPARLEEIHHAKEEGIDFQLLTAPTAVLGNKEGWVTGLQCVRMELGEPDASGRRRPIEVPNSEFVLDVDTIIIAIGQGPNPLVQSTTKGLETNRKGNINADAETGATSKPGVFAGGDIVTGAATVILAMGAGKKAAVAIDKYLQEKKNK from the coding sequence ATGTCACTCTCACTAAAAAGACATCCAATGCCTGAGCAGGACCCCAAGGTACGGGCTAAAAATTTCGCAGAAGTAACCCTTGGTTATACAGAGGAGTTGGCCCAGTCTGAAGCAGAGCGTTGCTTACAGTGTAAAACAGCACCTTGTCGTAAGGGCTGTCCGGTAGAAATTGATATTCCTGCTTTTATTAAGCACATAAAAGAAGGGAATATGGATGCCTCCATTGCTAAAATAAAAGAAGCCAACGGTCTGCCCGCAGTATGCGGCAGAGTATGCCCTCAAGAAGAACAGTGTGAAAAATATTGCGTATTGGCAAAAAAAGGTGAATCCGTTGCCATTGGTCGGCTAGAACGCTATGTTGCAGACTATGTACGAGGCAAAGGAGAAGCTATTACGTCATTGGAGTATGCCACTGATGCTCAAAAAGTAGCGATTATCGGTTCTGGGCCAGCTGGACTGAGTGCTGCGGGTGATTTGGCAAAAATGGGCTATAAAGTCACTGTGTTTGAAGCTCTGCACTTACCTGGGGGCGTATTAATGTATGGTATTCCAGAATTTCGTCTGCCGAAAGATGAAGTGGTTCAGGCAGAAATCAATAATTTACGCAAACTTGGCGTGGAAGTGGTTGTAAATGCTGTGATTGGCAGTACTTTTACCGTAGATGAACTGCTGGAAGAAGAAGGATTTGATGCCGTATTTATTGGCACCGGAGCTGGTCTTCCCTACTTCATGGATGTACCTGGTGAAAACCTGAATGGGGTATATTCCGCCAATGAATTCTTGACTCGTTGTAACTTGATGAAAGCCTATCGTTTTCCTCAAAGCGGTACACCTATTCATGTTGGGAAGCGCGTAGCGGTAGTCGGTGGCGGTAATGTAGCAATGGATGGTGCTAGAACAGCCCTGCGCTTGGGTGCGGAGCATGTTTCTATTGTATATCGTCGTTCGGAAAAAGAGCTACCAGCTAGACTGGAAGAAATTCACCATGCCAAAGAAGAAGGCATTGATTTTCAATTGTTGACGGCTCCCACAGCTGTACTGGGTAATAAAGAAGGCTGGGTAACTGGTCTACAATGTGTTCGTATGGAACTTGGTGAACCAGATGCCTCTGGACGCCGTCGTCCCATCGAAGTACCAAATTCTGAGTTTGTACTGGATGTAGATACTATAATTATCGCGATTGGTCAAGGTCCAAATCCATTGGTGCAATCTACGACGAAGGGACTAGAAACCAATCGAAAAGGTAATATTAATGCTGATGCAGAAACTGGGGCTACTAGTAAACCAGGTGTATTTGCTGGTGGTGATATTGTGACAGGTGCAGCGACTGTTATCCTAGCCATGGGGGCGGGGAAAAAGGCGGCGGTGGCGATTGATAAGTATTTACAAGAGAAAAAGAATAAATAG
- a CDS encoding MarR family transcriptional regulator, with product MSYILTDAVSFLLSRIQARMKNIFLKKLKEYGITPEQWVLLAKLSEQEGISPTELSLISLRDKPYTTRLIDKLAENKLIIKEESQHDKRSSLIYLTKQGAKIKEEIVPIADEINEWLVETMDEAEIKQLKILLQKMYDNMQAHS from the coding sequence ATGAGTTATATATTAACAGATGCAGTTAGCTTTTTATTAAGCCGAATACAAGCAAGAATGAAAAATATATTTCTAAAGAAATTAAAAGAATATGGTATTACCCCTGAACAATGGGTTTTACTTGCAAAACTTTCAGAGCAAGAAGGAATTTCACCAACAGAATTGTCGCTAATATCACTTAGAGACAAACCTTACACTACGCGACTTATTGATAAATTGGCGGAAAATAAGCTGATTATTAAGGAAGAAAGCCAGCATGATAAGCGTTCTTCACTAATTTACCTGACAAAGCAAGGTGCAAAAATAAAAGAGGAAATCGTTCCTATAGCGGATGAAATTAATGAATGGCTAGTTGAAACTATGGATGAAGCAGAGATTAAACAATTAAAAATCTTGTTGCAAAAAATGTATGATAATATGCAAGCCCATAGTTAG